One stretch of Pelagicoccus enzymogenes DNA includes these proteins:
- a CDS encoding IS481 family transposase translates to MPWMETDKITQRRDFVFLASKPGANKRELIRRFGISPPTAYKWLERYRKEGLPGLEDRSRRPAGQPNKSCPEVERKVLELRRKHDCWGARKLRRLLQNAGEKELPSATTVHNIIRRAGLLGQGSRPCVAPRSFERSQPNELWQMDFKGHFEMAGSKRCHPLTACDDHSRFNLILKACEDERTSTVQECLLSCFGKYGLPWAILCDNGSPWGRGFGAASELEAWLLRLGVETIHGRPLHPQTQGKEERFHQTLKHELLGRTTLWRDLEHCDREFARFRETYNHVRPHRSLDLDCPADRYRASERALPATIPHCLSFYGEAEQVRKVKSKGDLMFKGRSFFIGRAFIGESVAINQFDDLRWEVFYCWKSLGMIDLSRATKPRNNYNALLAPPGRLGVQGEQEAHLKSVNHVP, encoded by the coding sequence ATGCCGTGGATGGAGACCGATAAGATAACCCAAAGAAGAGATTTCGTCTTCCTGGCATCGAAGCCTGGAGCGAACAAACGCGAGCTGATCCGCCGTTTCGGCATAAGCCCGCCGACTGCCTACAAGTGGCTGGAGCGCTACCGCAAGGAAGGCTTGCCTGGTCTGGAGGACCGCTCGCGTCGGCCGGCGGGGCAGCCCAACAAGAGCTGCCCCGAGGTGGAGAGGAAGGTCTTGGAGCTTCGCCGCAAGCACGACTGCTGGGGAGCGCGCAAGCTGCGCCGCCTGCTGCAAAACGCCGGGGAAAAGGAGCTTCCCTCGGCGACCACCGTGCACAACATCATCCGCCGCGCCGGCTTGCTCGGCCAAGGCTCTCGCCCGTGCGTGGCGCCCAGGAGCTTCGAGCGTTCGCAGCCCAACGAGCTTTGGCAGATGGACTTCAAGGGGCACTTCGAGATGGCCGGGTCGAAGCGCTGCCACCCGCTCACCGCCTGCGACGACCACTCCCGCTTCAACCTCATCCTCAAGGCCTGCGAGGACGAGAGGACCTCCACGGTGCAGGAATGCCTGCTGTCATGCTTCGGCAAGTACGGGCTGCCTTGGGCCATCCTCTGCGACAACGGTTCGCCCTGGGGGCGGGGGTTCGGGGCGGCCAGCGAGCTGGAGGCCTGGCTGCTGCGCCTGGGGGTGGAGACGATCCACGGCCGCCCCCTGCACCCCCAGACGCAAGGCAAGGAGGAACGCTTCCACCAGACCCTCAAGCACGAGCTGCTGGGCAGGACCACGCTGTGGCGCGACCTCGAGCATTGCGACCGGGAGTTCGCCCGGTTTCGCGAGACCTACAACCACGTCCGCCCGCACCGCTCGCTCGATCTCGACTGCCCCGCCGACCGCTACCGCGCCTCGGAGCGAGCCTTGCCCGCGACCATACCCCACTGCCTGAGCTTCTACGGCGAGGCCGAGCAGGTGCGCAAGGTGAAGAGCAAAGGCGACCTGATGTTCAAGGGACGCAGCTTCTTCATCGGAAGGGCCTTCATCGGGGAAAGCGTGGCGATAAACCAGTTCGACGATCTTCGCTGGGAAGTTTTCTACTGCTGGAAAAGCTTGGGGATGATCGACCTGAGCCGCGCGACCAAGCCTAGAAACAACTACAACGCGCTTCTTGCTCCCCCTGGACGCCTAGGCGTCCAGGGGGAGCAAGAAGCCCACCTGAAAAGCGTTAACCATGTACCTTAA
- a CDS encoding REP-associated tyrosine transposase — protein sequence MESKLRIRKTQSLRRGRVSVPNARYFVTICVEDRKPVLCSEKNWKAIRDQLESQQREGDLKLHCAVLMPDHLHLVFRLGERLKLGHVIGKFKAKLDIEVLWQKDFYDHMLQADDSEESYGLYLFMNPYRASLVELDAEWEFWKRWREAPFDFEEFLREGEVIPTQWISESEKVKAGIIKRDAW from the coding sequence ATGGAATCCAAGCTGCGAATACGGAAGACGCAATCGTTGCGGCGTGGTCGGGTCTCTGTGCCAAATGCTCGTTACTTCGTGACAATTTGTGTGGAGGATCGAAAGCCAGTTCTCTGCTCGGAGAAGAATTGGAAAGCTATTCGAGATCAGCTCGAATCACAACAGCGGGAAGGGGATCTCAAGCTTCATTGTGCTGTGCTCATGCCAGATCACTTGCACTTGGTCTTCCGTTTGGGTGAGCGTTTGAAGTTGGGCCACGTTATCGGAAAATTTAAGGCTAAGCTTGATATCGAAGTGCTCTGGCAAAAGGACTTTTATGATCACATGCTTCAGGCCGATGACTCAGAGGAGTCCTACGGGCTTTACCTTTTCATGAATCCTTACCGAGCGAGCTTAGTTGAGTTGGATGCCGAATGGGAATTCTGGAAACGGTGGAGAGAGGCTCCGTTCGACTTCGAGGAGTTTTTGCGAGAGGGCGAAGTAATCCCAACTCAATGGATTTCTGAAAGCGAAAAGGTGAAAGCGGGAATTATCAAGCGGGATGCTTGGTAG
- a CDS encoding thiol-disulfide oxidoreductase DCC family protein, with protein sequence MSLPKNIVFFDGVCGFCNKSVDFLLKVDGRGRLLFSPIQGETAKRILPAERRENVDTISFFDGERVFYRTTALLKIARLLGGIWLVFYPLIVVPAEWRDVAYDWVAKRRYRIFGKREACRMPSPEERARFLD encoded by the coding sequence ATGTCTCTCCCTAAAAACATTGTTTTCTTCGATGGGGTGTGCGGCTTCTGCAACAAGTCGGTTGATTTCTTGCTGAAGGTGGACGGCAGGGGAAGACTTCTTTTTTCGCCGATCCAAGGGGAGACGGCGAAGCGGATACTTCCTGCAGAACGTCGGGAAAATGTGGATACGATCTCGTTCTTCGACGGGGAGCGGGTGTTCTATCGTACTACGGCGTTGCTCAAGATCGCCAGGCTGCTGGGCGGCATCTGGCTGGTTTTCTACCCGCTTATTGTCGTGCCCGCGGAGTGGCGGGATGTGGCTTACGATTGGGTGGCGAAGCGTCGCTACCGCATCTTTGGCAAGCGAGAAGCTTGCCGTATGCCTAGCCCGGAAGAGCGGGCTAGGTTTTTGGACTAG
- a CDS encoding phosphoenolpyruvate carboxylase produces MPSFEQQINTGLEKVDRDIDHLLTCAREVLEEIGEAELSPLLVRENPSANQVPAEKTAQVLSIAFQIMNLVEENAANQAGRRRETEGHTASDTGSWGYWLKRIAETHPTKGELLETIRRSTVFPVLTGHPTEAKRPSVLAAHRKLYELLVELENDMYTPIEREEFRDRIKAIIELIWRSGEILVEKPDVASERDNILNYLTQKFPVAIEISDARFRAAMSQAGIEWDESDVNSYPRIHLGSWVGGDRDGHPFVTAEVTAETFAQLRSAALSTLAKKLKQLGKDMALSQLFQSPPAYLLERISQLDPKCLNPGDIEEPWKRFAELVRENLPRGKKADKGYKQPSEVIADLQILQRSLADSGAQRLANLYVRPIIRFLDTFGFHMAALDIRQNSGYHDRAMSQLLVAAGVEDGENFADWSEERRVAFLSEELTRARPFAQDHEHMEPEVREAVGALKEVANQIRDYGRAGVGQAIISMTRSLSDLLVLYTLCREAGLTRMTDKGNICLVPISPLFETLDDLENSEAIMDAFLAHPMTQASLPWQQRALDEGFANYGVPSPCPDTPLIQEAMLGYSDSNKDSGIIASQWGLYNAQTRLIALGEKYGVKIRFFHGRGGTVSRGAGPTHRFLEALPEGSLAPGSRVTEQGEIIAQKYGNFLTAARNLELLVAGSVGSQLAESHNTPTPELAEAMSFLSEYSAKTYRGLLQEDDFLTFYRTATPIDALEQSRIGSRPSRRSGKPSLKDLRAIPWVFSWNQSRFYMPGWYGVGSSIAALKSEKPELFAALKKSAKTWPFLRYVLYNVENSVESANRSIMDSYARLVSDDKIRERFLKLIHDERAATREALGQLLDGPLEKRRPRFYKTLHARDKWLDLLHAQQIELLASWRASGSEENLRNVLQSINAIAAGLRTTG; encoded by the coding sequence ATGCCATCCTTCGAACAACAAATAAACACCGGCCTCGAAAAGGTGGACCGGGACATCGACCATCTTCTCACCTGCGCTCGCGAGGTGCTCGAGGAAATCGGCGAAGCCGAACTCTCCCCTCTGCTCGTTCGCGAGAATCCTAGCGCCAACCAGGTGCCCGCCGAAAAGACGGCTCAGGTCCTCTCCATCGCCTTCCAGATCATGAATCTGGTCGAGGAAAACGCCGCCAACCAAGCGGGCCGCCGTCGCGAAACCGAGGGCCATACCGCTTCCGACACCGGCTCTTGGGGCTACTGGCTGAAGCGCATCGCCGAAACCCATCCCACCAAAGGCGAGCTGCTCGAGACCATCCGCCGCTCCACCGTGTTTCCCGTCCTCACCGGGCACCCGACCGAAGCCAAACGCCCCTCCGTCCTCGCCGCCCACCGCAAGCTCTACGAACTGCTGGTCGAGCTCGAGAACGACATGTACACCCCGATCGAGCGAGAGGAGTTCCGCGACCGCATCAAGGCCATCATCGAGCTGATCTGGCGCTCCGGCGAAATCCTCGTCGAAAAGCCCGACGTCGCCTCCGAGCGAGACAACATCCTCAACTACCTCACCCAAAAATTCCCCGTCGCCATCGAAATCTCGGACGCGCGCTTCCGGGCCGCCATGTCCCAGGCGGGCATCGAATGGGACGAGTCGGACGTCAACTCCTACCCACGCATCCACCTCGGCAGCTGGGTAGGCGGCGACCGCGACGGACACCCCTTCGTCACCGCTGAGGTCACCGCGGAAACCTTTGCCCAACTCCGCTCGGCCGCCCTCTCAACCCTCGCCAAGAAGCTCAAGCAGCTCGGCAAGGACATGGCCCTTTCCCAACTCTTCCAATCTCCTCCAGCCTATCTGCTGGAACGCATCTCCCAGCTCGATCCCAAGTGCCTCAATCCCGGCGACATCGAAGAACCCTGGAAACGCTTCGCTGAACTCGTGCGCGAAAACCTTCCTCGCGGCAAGAAGGCAGACAAAGGCTACAAGCAGCCCAGCGAAGTCATCGCCGACCTGCAAATCCTGCAACGCTCGCTCGCCGATTCCGGAGCCCAGCGCCTGGCCAACCTCTACGTACGGCCCATTATCCGCTTTTTGGATACCTTCGGCTTCCACATGGCCGCCCTCGATATCCGCCAAAACTCCGGCTACCACGACCGAGCCATGTCCCAGCTCCTCGTCGCCGCCGGAGTCGAAGACGGAGAGAACTTTGCCGATTGGAGCGAAGAGCGACGCGTCGCCTTCCTTTCCGAGGAGCTCACCCGCGCCCGCCCCTTCGCCCAAGACCACGAGCACATGGAGCCGGAAGTCCGCGAAGCCGTCGGCGCCCTCAAGGAAGTGGCCAACCAAATCCGCGACTACGGACGCGCCGGAGTCGGCCAAGCCATCATCAGCATGACCCGCTCCCTCTCGGACCTGCTCGTGCTCTACACCCTCTGCCGCGAAGCCGGTCTCACTCGCATGACCGACAAGGGCAACATCTGCCTGGTCCCCATTTCGCCGCTCTTCGAAACCCTCGATGACCTCGAGAACTCCGAAGCCATCATGGACGCCTTCCTGGCCCACCCCATGACGCAAGCCAGCCTGCCTTGGCAACAACGAGCCCTCGACGAAGGCTTCGCCAACTACGGCGTGCCCAGCCCTTGTCCCGACACCCCGCTCATCCAAGAGGCCATGCTCGGCTACTCGGACTCCAACAAAGACTCCGGCATCATCGCCAGCCAATGGGGCCTCTACAATGCCCAGACCCGCCTCATCGCCCTCGGCGAAAAATACGGCGTCAAAATTCGCTTCTTCCACGGACGCGGCGGTACCGTAAGCCGCGGAGCCGGCCCGACCCACCGCTTCCTCGAAGCCCTTCCCGAAGGCTCCCTCGCCCCCGGTTCGCGCGTGACCGAACAGGGCGAAATCATCGCCCAAAAGTACGGGAACTTCCTAACCGCCGCCCGCAACTTGGAGCTCCTCGTGGCCGGGTCCGTCGGTTCCCAGCTGGCAGAAAGCCACAATACGCCAACTCCAGAGCTGGCGGAGGCCATGTCATTCCTTTCCGAATACAGCGCCAAGACTTACCGAGGACTCCTGCAAGAAGACGACTTCCTCACCTTCTACCGCACCGCTACGCCAATCGACGCCCTCGAGCAAAGCCGCATCGGCTCCCGCCCCTCGCGTCGCAGCGGCAAGCCCAGCCTCAAGGACCTGCGAGCCATTCCCTGGGTATTCAGCTGGAACCAATCCCGCTTCTACATGCCAGGGTGGTACGGCGTAGGCAGCTCCATCGCCGCCCTCAAAAGCGAAAAGCCCGAACTCTTCGCAGCCCTCAAGAAGAGCGCCAAGACATGGCCCTTCCTTCGCTACGTGCTCTACAACGTGGAGAACAGCGTCGAAAGCGCCAACCGATCCATAATGGACTCGTACGCTAGACTCGTATCCGACGATAAAATACGCGAACGCTTCCTGAAGCTCATCCACGACGAACGGGCCGCCACGCGCGAAGCCCTCGGCCAGCTCCTCGACGGACCGCTGGAAAAGCGACGTCCCCGCTTCTACAAGACCCTGCACGCTCGCGACAAGTGGCTCGACCTCCTGCACGCCCAGCAAATCGAGCTGCTCGCCAGCTGGCGCGCTTCCGGATCCGAGGAGAACCTGCGAAACGTGCTGCAAAGCATCAACGCCATCGCCGCCGGCCTCCGCACGACCGGGTAA
- a CDS encoding DoxX protein, producing the protein MAKVTLVARYLLALMMVVFGLNKFLNFMPAPELSGDAAAFMGTMVGSFIWPTLGILYIAGGLLLAANKAVGLATILLAPAAFSALMFHITLDPANLPPAIVFVVLLALVMVGNASKYRSLLS; encoded by the coding sequence ATGGCTAAAGTAACCTTGGTCGCCCGCTACTTGCTAGCACTCATGATGGTCGTTTTCGGCCTCAACAAGTTCCTCAACTTCATGCCCGCGCCAGAGCTTTCCGGAGACGCCGCCGCCTTCATGGGCACCATGGTCGGCTCCTTCATCTGGCCTACCCTCGGCATTCTCTACATTGCCGGCGGACTGCTGCTGGCCGCCAACAAAGCCGTCGGACTCGCCACCATCCTGCTCGCGCCCGCCGCCTTCAGCGCCTTGATGTTTCACATCACCCTCGATCCCGCCAACCTGCCGCCCGCCATCGTCTTCGTGGTCTTGCTCGCCCTCGTCATGGTCGGCAACGCCTCCAAGTACCGCTCGCTTTTGAGCTGA
- a CDS encoding metal ABC transporter ATP-binding protein → MQEIPLETHDLTVAYDKRPVLYGVDVQVPQGKLVGIVGPNGAGKSTLIKAIMGIVPTTGGWVKVFGDTFAKEARRVGYVPQRESVDWDFPVNVMDVVLMGRYGRLGLMGRVSKADREIAEACLDKVGMLPYAKRQISNLSGGQQQRVFLARALAQESDLYLMDEPFVGVDAATEAAIIELLRELKSRGKTILVVHHDLPTAQTYFDMLMLLNMRLVAFGPTKEVFTQELLQKTYGGRLTILSEVANRVGKE, encoded by the coding sequence ATGCAAGAAATTCCGCTGGAAACGCACGATCTGACGGTCGCCTACGACAAGCGTCCCGTGCTCTATGGTGTGGACGTGCAGGTGCCTCAGGGCAAGTTGGTAGGCATCGTGGGGCCGAACGGAGCGGGCAAGTCGACCCTGATCAAGGCGATTATGGGGATCGTGCCGACGACGGGCGGCTGGGTTAAGGTCTTTGGGGATACCTTCGCCAAGGAAGCGAGGCGAGTAGGCTACGTGCCGCAGCGGGAGTCGGTCGACTGGGACTTTCCCGTCAACGTGATGGACGTGGTATTGATGGGGCGCTACGGCCGCTTGGGCCTGATGGGCAGGGTGAGCAAGGCGGATCGGGAAATCGCGGAAGCCTGCCTGGACAAGGTCGGAATGCTGCCCTACGCCAAGCGGCAGATTTCCAACCTTTCCGGCGGCCAGCAGCAGCGCGTTTTCTTGGCCCGGGCCTTGGCCCAGGAGAGCGATCTCTATTTGATGGACGAGCCGTTCGTAGGGGTGGACGCAGCCACGGAGGCGGCGATCATCGAATTGCTGCGGGAGCTAAAGAGCCGAGGCAAGACGATCTTAGTCGTGCACCACGACCTGCCGACGGCTCAGACTTACTTCGACATGCTGATGTTGCTTAACATGCGCCTGGTGGCGTTCGGTCCGACGAAAGAGGTGTTTACGCAGGAGTTGCTGCAGAAGACCTACGGCGGACGTTTGACGATTCTCTCCGAGGTGGCGAATCGCGTGGGGAAGGAGTAG
- a CDS encoding metal ABC transporter permease: protein MALGLLFCASTEAARISDLQETDVWEQVFRFFSMRDEVVRTALLGSVFLGISCGLLGSFIVVRKLSLFGDTLSHAVLPGVAVGYLVAGEKDPFAIFVGATVAGVLGTVMVNLVKKTTHIKEDSSLGMVLAGFYGVGIVLMNRIQKLPTGTQSGVDKFLFGQAAALSATEVWMIGGVAVAAVVMVLLFYRQFLVGSFDLGFARSLGLPAGVFNFLLMMLLAFTVVVSLQAVGAVLVSAMLVIPAASAYLLTDRMNRMLILASVFGVLSGVLGAFFSFLGNSLPTGPLMVLAASTVFTLSFLFSPKHGLVSRWRKRRSGQKRIENENTLKAIYHVRESKGFAGEGVNVKDLASRLNETMEETFRRLQKLKATGVCDVKEIEGRTFAFLNPDGWLRACAVVRNHRLWELYLTNQAEYEPDHVHDDAEVIEHVLGEETVRRLERLLDYPAEDPHGKLIPSLADLQRSLTQGNQGEKATGYRMPNQ, encoded by the coding sequence GTGGCGCTGGGCCTGCTTTTTTGCGCTTCGACGGAGGCGGCGCGGATCAGCGATTTGCAGGAGACGGATGTCTGGGAGCAAGTCTTTCGCTTCTTTAGCATGCGGGACGAGGTGGTACGGACTGCCTTGCTGGGCTCGGTCTTCCTCGGTATCAGCTGCGGGCTGCTGGGAAGCTTTATCGTGGTGCGCAAGCTCTCGCTCTTTGGCGATACCTTGTCCCATGCGGTGCTGCCCGGAGTCGCGGTAGGCTACCTGGTGGCTGGGGAAAAGGATCCGTTCGCTATCTTTGTGGGCGCAACGGTCGCCGGCGTTTTGGGAACGGTGATGGTGAATCTCGTCAAAAAAACCACGCACATCAAGGAAGACAGTTCCTTGGGGATGGTGTTAGCTGGGTTTTACGGAGTGGGTATTGTCCTGATGAACCGGATACAGAAGCTTCCGACGGGAACTCAATCTGGAGTGGACAAGTTTCTCTTCGGCCAAGCGGCAGCGTTGTCGGCGACCGAGGTGTGGATGATCGGAGGAGTCGCCGTGGCGGCGGTGGTGATGGTCTTGTTGTTCTACCGTCAGTTTCTGGTGGGAAGCTTCGACCTTGGCTTCGCTCGATCGCTTGGATTGCCGGCGGGCGTTTTCAATTTCCTGTTGATGATGTTGCTCGCCTTTACGGTGGTGGTGTCCTTGCAGGCGGTTGGAGCGGTGCTGGTCTCGGCGATGTTGGTGATACCGGCGGCCTCGGCTTACTTGCTGACGGACCGCATGAATCGCATGCTTATTCTGGCGAGCGTTTTCGGGGTGCTCTCAGGGGTCTTGGGAGCGTTCTTTTCCTTTCTGGGCAACAGTCTCCCGACGGGGCCGCTCATGGTCTTGGCGGCGAGCACGGTGTTTACTTTGAGTTTCCTCTTCTCGCCCAAGCACGGGTTGGTGTCGCGCTGGAGAAAGCGTCGCAGCGGTCAAAAGCGTATCGAGAACGAGAATACGTTGAAGGCAATCTACCATGTGCGCGAAAGCAAGGGCTTTGCAGGCGAAGGGGTTAACGTGAAGGACCTGGCTTCTAGGTTGAACGAGACCATGGAGGAGACTTTTCGCAGGCTGCAGAAGCTCAAGGCAACGGGCGTTTGCGACGTGAAGGAGATTGAGGGTAGGACCTTCGCTTTCCTAAATCCGGATGGCTGGCTGAGGGCTTGCGCGGTGGTGCGAAACCACCGCTTGTGGGAACTCTATTTGACGAACCAAGCCGAGTACGAACCGGATCATGTGCACGACGACGCGGAGGTCATCGAGCATGTGTTGGGCGAAGAAACGGTGCGCCGACTCGAGCGTTTGCTAGACTATCCGGCCGAGGATCCGCATGGAAAGCTGATCCCGAGCCTCGCGGATCTGCAGCGTTCCCTGACGCAGGGCAATCAAGGGGAGAAGGCGACGGGATACCGTATGCCGAACCAGTAA
- a CDS encoding metal ABC transporter permease, protein MSIWSQLIPEFSFEQVFVEPWTDFLDPFIWIFLMGFFVTAACGFLGTFIVWRRMALVGDAISHSVLPGLVIAFLVSQSRDTLPMFLGAVGAGVLTTGLIEVIHQKSRIKTDAALGIVFTTLFAIGVVLVSIYGENVDLDTDCVLYGEIEHVTLEPLSSVFGLFEAPGSVLRMGVVSLLVVGLVILFYRPLVVSSFDPGLARSMGMNPAVVHHALMSLLAIVVVSSFEAVGAVLVIAMLIFPGTTASLLSDRLPVILGITLVIALLGSLLGMHFALWLDISTAGAISTVIFGMFLLAWALAPRRGLLWRAFR, encoded by the coding sequence ATGTCAATTTGGTCGCAGTTGATTCCTGAGTTTTCCTTCGAACAAGTCTTCGTCGAACCGTGGACCGACTTCTTGGATCCGTTTATTTGGATCTTTTTGATGGGGTTCTTCGTTACAGCGGCTTGCGGTTTCTTGGGGACCTTTATTGTTTGGCGGCGCATGGCTCTGGTGGGGGACGCCATCAGTCACAGCGTATTGCCCGGGCTTGTGATCGCATTCTTGGTTTCGCAAAGCCGTGACACTCTGCCGATGTTTCTCGGGGCGGTGGGAGCCGGCGTGCTGACGACGGGGCTGATCGAAGTGATTCACCAGAAGTCGCGCATCAAGACGGACGCGGCGCTGGGGATCGTCTTCACGACGCTTTTTGCGATCGGGGTGGTCTTGGTTTCCATCTATGGCGAGAACGTCGATTTGGATACGGACTGCGTGCTTTACGGCGAGATCGAGCATGTGACGCTCGAGCCGCTCAGTTCCGTTTTCGGTTTGTTCGAGGCACCTGGGTCCGTCTTGCGCATGGGAGTCGTGTCGCTTCTTGTCGTTGGATTAGTGATACTTTTTTATCGGCCCCTGGTGGTGAGTTCTTTCGATCCTGGTTTAGCACGATCGATGGGGATGAATCCCGCTGTGGTACATCATGCGTTGATGTCGCTGCTAGCCATTGTGGTGGTGAGCTCCTTCGAGGCGGTCGGGGCGGTACTAGTGATTGCGATGCTGATTTTTCCGGGAACCACCGCGTCGTTGCTTTCGGACCGCTTGCCGGTGATCTTAGGAATCACACTCGTGATCGCTCTCTTGGGCTCGCTCTTGGGAATGCACTTCGCCTTGTGGCTAGACATCTCGACCGCGGGGGCGATCAGCACGGTGATCTTCGGGATGTTCCTGCTTGCGTGGGCGCTCGCCCCGCGGCGTGGTTTGCTCTGGCGGGCGTTTCGCTGA
- a CDS encoding class I SAM-dependent methyltransferase translates to MNLSRLQKNFETLAAEDPLWTVLSDKSKKGGKWDTSEFFQSGEDCIRGLQERLERIGIPMTGETALDFGCGVGRLTYPLSRRFEHAIGIDISESMISAARENSDRGKNCSFLLNTSNSLPALSDASIDFAYSDIVFQHIAPRYTKHYLLEISRALKPGGILVFQLPSHLLQGNPIRKQLQYKLKAFLQAIGLGSAYFEMNAIRREALIQFLQSKTELAHVQDWDYPAAGPNWQSYLYVFRKR, encoded by the coding sequence GTGAACCTCTCCCGCCTCCAGAAAAACTTCGAAACGCTCGCTGCAGAAGACCCGCTCTGGACCGTGCTTTCCGACAAGTCCAAGAAAGGCGGCAAGTGGGACACCTCAGAATTCTTCCAGTCCGGCGAAGACTGCATCCGCGGACTCCAAGAACGCCTCGAGCGTATCGGCATTCCAATGACAGGCGAGACCGCGCTCGACTTCGGATGCGGAGTGGGACGCTTGACTTACCCGCTTTCCCGCCGATTCGAGCACGCCATCGGCATCGATATCTCCGAGTCCATGATCTCGGCTGCCCGAGAAAACTCAGATCGCGGCAAGAACTGTAGCTTCCTACTGAATACAAGCAATTCCTTGCCGGCCCTCTCGGACGCTAGTATCGATTTTGCCTACTCCGACATCGTCTTCCAGCACATCGCCCCCCGCTACACCAAACACTATCTTTTGGAAATCTCACGGGCCCTAAAACCGGGCGGCATCCTCGTCTTTCAGCTCCCCAGCCACCTCTTGCAGGGCAATCCGATACGCAAGCAGTTGCAATACAAGCTCAAAGCCTTCCTGCAAGCGATCGGACTCGGCTCAGCCTACTTCGAGATGAACGCCATCCGCCGCGAGGCGCTCATCCAATTCCTCCAAAGCAAAACGGAACTCGCCCACGTCCAAGATTGGGACTACCCCGCCGCAGGGCCCAATTGGCAAAGCTACCTCTACGTCTTCCGAAAGAGGTAG
- a CDS encoding TrmH family RNA methyltransferase: MIEAEHITSLQNPRVKNLVKLRDRRARNQQGVFIAEGYRAISRALEKDVVPQEVYFCTDCFLGENEDALLAQAQARGATLFELSKHAFEKVAYRDRPEGLLAVIEQWNYTLDDLKLSSPPFLLIVESIEKPGNLGTILRSADAAGVDAVICCDSVTDLFNPNAVRSSTGVLFSMPTVSASTDEVIEWIRAKGIRTAATTPHTNVLYTDTDLRGPLAIVMGSEQFGLSEKWLNNCDTKVLIPMAGQADSLNVAMATLITLFEAVRQRG; encoded by the coding sequence ATGATCGAGGCCGAACACATCACTAGCCTGCAGAACCCACGAGTGAAAAACCTCGTGAAGCTTCGCGACCGACGCGCCCGCAACCAACAAGGCGTCTTCATCGCCGAAGGCTACCGAGCCATTTCCCGAGCTCTCGAAAAAGACGTCGTGCCTCAAGAGGTCTACTTCTGCACCGACTGCTTTCTCGGCGAAAACGAGGACGCGCTGCTCGCCCAGGCGCAAGCTCGCGGGGCAACTCTCTTCGAACTCTCCAAACACGCCTTCGAAAAAGTCGCCTACCGCGATCGCCCCGAGGGACTGCTCGCAGTCATCGAACAATGGAACTACACGCTCGACGACCTGAAGCTCTCCAGCCCGCCCTTCTTGCTCATTGTCGAATCCATCGAAAAGCCCGGCAACCTCGGCACCATCCTGCGCTCCGCCGACGCCGCTGGAGTCGACGCTGTCATCTGCTGCGACTCCGTGACCGACCTCTTCAATCCCAACGCTGTCCGCTCCTCCACCGGCGTGCTCTTTTCCATGCCAACCGTATCGGCCAGCACCGATGAGGTGATCGAATGGATACGAGCCAAGGGCATCCGTACCGCTGCCACCACTCCACACACCAACGTTCTCTACACCGATACCGACCTCCGCGGACCGCTCGCCATCGTTATGGGCTCCGAGCAATTCGGACTCTCCGAAAAATGGCTCAACAACTGCGACACCAAGGTCCTTATCCCCATGGCCGGACAAGCCGACTCCCTCAACGTCGCCATGGCTACCCTCATCACCCTCTTCGAAGCTGTCCGGCAACGCGGGTAG
- a CDS encoding thermonuclease family protein: MTIVPILVVVAIVILAMYFLLNKKSDEKDREGVVKDILQKDALAIDFGGGRPVVVKLFGISPATEAEMLDEKIFAFLEESLRGKRVSVKPVSVASAELMSAEVRTLGGEYVNAAMVRHGFARWQVSEASADGALGEAQQLAQAQKLGIWNPAIIQLLEDKRNAAGEMSDEDVANLEVDPEERDSKE; the protein is encoded by the coding sequence ATGACAATCGTTCCCATCCTCGTCGTCGTTGCTATCGTGATCCTCGCGATGTACTTTCTCCTCAACAAGAAGTCGGACGAGAAGGATCGGGAGGGAGTGGTTAAGGACATTTTGCAGAAGGACGCCTTAGCCATCGATTTTGGAGGCGGGCGACCGGTGGTGGTGAAACTTTTCGGTATCTCGCCGGCCACGGAGGCCGAAATGCTCGACGAGAAGATTTTTGCGTTCCTCGAGGAATCGCTCCGCGGCAAGCGTGTTTCGGTAAAGCCCGTTTCGGTGGCTTCTGCAGAGTTGATGAGCGCCGAGGTTCGCACGCTGGGCGGCGAGTACGTGAATGCCGCGATGGTCAGGCATGGCTTTGCTCGCTGGCAGGTTTCGGAGGCGAGCGCGGATGGAGCGCTCGGCGAGGCCCAGCAGCTTGCCCAAGCCCAGAAGCTAGGCATTTGGAACCCCGCTATTATCCAATTGCTGGAGGACAAGCGAAATGCAGCGGGCGAAATGAGCGACGAAGATGTTGCCAACCTGGAAGTCGACCCGGAAGAGCGGGATTCGAAGGAGTAG